The proteins below are encoded in one region of Roseovarius bejariae:
- the dnaE gene encoding DNA polymerase III subunit alpha — translation MSSDPRFIHLRVHTEYSLLEGAVRLKKLPGLCEAAGMPAVAVTDTNNMFAALEFSVTAQGAGVQPIMGCQVDVEYVQVQPGERPKAPAPVVLLAQNEEGYEHLMKLNSCLYLRGDGQLAHVTVEELERYAGSVICLTGGPDGPVGRLLQAGQRPAAQALMERLKAAFGDRLYVELQRHPGEDGAPEAERLTERGFIEMAYAMELPLVATNDVYFPAEKMYEAHDAMLCVADGAYVDQSEPRRRLTPQHYFKTPGEMATLFADLPEAIENTVEIAKRCAFGTYRRDPILPKFADDEVEELRRQAKEGLEARLAVIPHATSVEDYHKRLDFELDIIEGMGFPGYFLIVADFIKWAKEHDIPVGPGRGSGAGSLVAYALTITDLDPLRYSLLFERFLNPERVSMPDFDIDFCMDRREEVIHYVQEKYGRDKVGQIITFGALLSKAAVRDIGRVLQMPYGQVDRLSKMIPVEGVKPVSIEQALKQEDRLREEARSEEVVDRLLKYGMQVEGLLRNASTHAAGVVIGDRPLDELVPLYQDPRSDMPATQFNMKWVEQAGLVKFDFLGLKTLTVIQNAIEQIHNEGRDLHIAQDGSTIYEPFEGAENDIGQIPLDDEKTYELYARAKTVAVFQVESSGMMDALKRMKPTCIEDIVALVALYRPGPMENIPTYCEVKNGLREISSVHPLIDYILEETQGIIVYQEQVMQIAQVMAGYSLGGADLLRRAMGKKIKEAMDAERPKFTKGAMENGVDEAKAKEVFDLLEKFANYGFNKSHAAAYAVVSYQTAWLKANHPVEFMAGVMNCDIHLTDKLAIYFEEVKKGLKLPYAPPCVNRSDAVFKVKGGVLHYALGALKNVGVEAMRLIVEGRGEKPFATLYDFARRVDLKKIGKRPLEMLARAGGFDELDTNRRRVFDSIEALTNYSAAIHEQKNSNQVSLFGEAGDDLPEPRLSPVQDWLPAERLTEEFKAVGFYLSGHPLDDYMGALKRKDVKTLDEVTALAEQKGAVVVKMAGVVAGRQERKSARGNRFAFAQLSDTTGGYEITLFSETLEKSREFLETGSQVVVTAEATMESDQLKLLGRSVSPIDGVVADAGTMGLRIFVDTESAITSVAQLLQNAQDAAKGARGPVQFCLMAQGLPGEVEIDAGDEFPVNPQIKGAIKSLTGVVTVEEF, via the coding sequence ATGAGCAGTGACCCCCGATTCATCCATCTTCGCGTCCATACCGAGTATTCGCTTCTGGAAGGGGCGGTGCGGCTGAAAAAGCTGCCCGGCCTGTGCGAGGCGGCGGGGATGCCCGCCGTGGCGGTGACCGACACCAACAACATGTTCGCGGCTTTGGAATTTTCCGTGACGGCGCAGGGTGCCGGTGTGCAGCCGATCATGGGCTGCCAGGTGGATGTGGAATATGTGCAGGTGCAACCCGGTGAGCGGCCGAAAGCCCCCGCGCCGGTGGTTTTGTTGGCGCAGAACGAGGAAGGCTATGAGCACCTGATGAAGCTCAATTCCTGCCTCTACCTGCGTGGCGACGGGCAGTTGGCGCATGTCACGGTCGAGGAGTTGGAGCGCTATGCCGGGTCTGTCATCTGCCTGACGGGCGGGCCGGACGGGCCGGTGGGGCGGCTGTTGCAGGCCGGTCAGCGGCCCGCGGCGCAGGCCCTGATGGAGCGGCTGAAGGCGGCCTTCGGGGACAGGCTTTATGTGGAGTTGCAGCGTCATCCGGGGGAAGACGGCGCGCCCGAGGCCGAGCGTCTGACGGAGCGAGGTTTCATCGAGATGGCCTATGCCATGGAACTGCCGCTTGTCGCGACGAACGATGTCTATTTCCCGGCTGAGAAGATGTACGAGGCGCATGATGCCATGCTGTGCGTGGCCGATGGCGCCTATGTGGATCAATCCGAGCCGCGCCGCCGGTTGACGCCACAGCATTATTTCAAGACGCCGGGCGAGATGGCGACGCTGTTTGCCGATCTGCCGGAGGCGATCGAGAACACCGTTGAAATTGCCAAGCGCTGCGCCTTTGGCACCTACCGGCGCGATCCGATCCTGCCGAAATTCGCCGATGACGAGGTGGAGGAGTTGCGCCGTCAGGCCAAGGAGGGGCTTGAGGCGCGTCTGGCCGTGATTCCGCATGCCACCAGCGTCGAGGACTATCACAAGCGGCTGGACTTTGAGCTGGACATCATCGAGGGGATGGGATTCCCGGGGTATTTCCTGATCGTTGCGGATTTCATCAAATGGGCCAAGGAGCATGACATCCCGGTGGGGCCGGGGCGGGGCTCGGGCGCGGGGTCTCTCGTGGCCTATGCCCTGACGATCACCGACCTCGACCCGCTGCGCTATAGCCTGCTGTTCGAGCGGTTTTTGAACCCCGAACGGGTTTCCATGCCCGACTTCGATATCGACTTCTGCATGGATCGCCGCGAGGAGGTGATCCATTACGTGCAAGAGAAGTATGGCCGCGACAAGGTGGGGCAGATCATCACCTTCGGCGCTTTGCTGTCCAAGGCCGCGGTGCGTGACATTGGCCGGGTCTTGCAGATGCCTTATGGGCAGGTGGACCGCCTGTCGAAGATGATCCCGGTGGAGGGTGTGAAACCCGTCAGCATCGAACAGGCCCTGAAACAGGAAGACCGCCTGCGCGAGGAGGCGCGCAGCGAAGAGGTGGTGGACCGCTTGCTCAAATACGGCATGCAGGTGGAGGGGCTGTTGCGCAATGCCTCGACCCACGCCGCCGGGGTGGTGATCGGCGACCGGCCCCTGGATGAGCTGGTGCCGCTTTACCAAGACCCACGATCCGACATGCCCGCCACGCAGTTCAACATGAAATGGGTGGAGCAGGCGGGGCTTGTGAAGTTCGACTTTCTCGGCCTGAAAACCCTGACCGTCATTCAGAATGCGATTGAGCAGATCCATAACGAGGGGCGCGATTTGCATATCGCGCAGGACGGCAGCACGATTTACGAGCCCTTCGAGGGGGCCGAGAACGACATCGGGCAAATCCCGCTGGATGACGAAAAGACCTATGAGCTTTATGCCCGGGCCAAGACGGTGGCGGTGTTCCAGGTGGAAAGTTCGGGCATGATGGATGCCCTCAAACGCATGAAGCCCACCTGTATCGAGGATATCGTGGCGCTCGTGGCGCTTTACCGGCCCGGGCCGATGGAAAACATCCCCACCTATTGCGAGGTGAAGAACGGGCTGCGCGAGATTTCATCGGTGCATCCGCTGATCGACTATATCCTTGAGGAAACCCAAGGGATCATCGTCTACCAGGAACAGGTGATGCAGATCGCGCAGGTCATGGCGGGCTACAGCCTGGGCGGCGCCGACCTGTTGCGCCGCGCCATGGGCAAGAAGATCAAGGAGGCGATGGACGCCGAGCGGCCCAAGTTCACAAAGGGCGCCATGGAAAACGGCGTGGACGAGGCCAAGGCGAAGGAGGTCTTTGACCTGCTTGAGAAATTCGCCAACTACGGTTTCAACAAATCGCACGCGGCGGCCTATGCGGTGGTGTCCTATCAAACCGCGTGGCTCAAGGCCAACCACCCGGTAGAGTTCATGGCCGGGGTGATGAACTGCGATATTCACCTCACCGACAAGCTGGCCATCTATTTCGAAGAGGTGAAGAAGGGGCTGAAGCTGCCCTATGCGCCGCCCTGCGTGAACCGCTCGGACGCGGTGTTCAAGGTGAAGGGCGGCGTACTGCACTATGCGCTGGGCGCCTTGAAGAACGTGGGCGTCGAGGCGATGCGCCTGATCGTGGAAGGGCGCGGTGAGAAACCCTTTGCCACGTTGTATGACTTTGCCCGCCGGGTGGATTTGAAGAAGATCGGCAAGCGGCCCTTGGAGATGCTGGCGCGCGCGGGTGGCTTTGACGAGCTGGATACCAACCGCCGCCGCGTCTTTGACAGTATCGAGGCGCTGACGAATTACTCGGCGGCCATTCACGAACAGAAGAACTCGAACCAGGTGTCCTTGTTTGGCGAGGCGGGCGATGACCTGCCCGAACCGCGCCTGAGCCCGGTACAGGATTGGTTGCCCGCCGAACGGCTGACCGAGGAGTTCAAGGCGGTGGGCTTTTACCTCTCGGGGCATCCGCTGGATGATTACATGGGTGCGCTCAAGCGCAAGGACGTGAAGACGCTGGATGAGGTCACCGCACTGGCCGAACAAAAGGGCGCGGTGGTGGTCAAGATGGCGGGGGTCGTGGCCGGACGGCAGGAACGCAAATCGGCGCGCGGCAACCGTTTCGCCTTTGCGCAACTGTCCGACACGACGGGGGGCTACGAGATCACGCTGTTTTCCGAAACCTTGGAAAAATCGCGCGAGTTTCTGGAGACAGGCTCACAGGTGGTGGTCACCGCCGAGGCGACGATGGAAAGCGATCAGTTGAAGCTTCTGGGCCGGTCGGTCTCGCCCATCGATGGCGTGGTCGCCGATGCGGGCACCATGGGCCTGCGGATTTTCGTGGACACGGAAAGCGCCATCACATCCGTCGCGCAGCTTTTGCAGAACGCCCAAGATGCCGCCAAGGGTGCGCGCGGGCCGGTGCAGTTTTGCCTGATGGCGCAGGGCTTGCCCGGCGAGGTCGAGATCGACGCGGGCGACGAGTTTCCCGTCAACCCGCAGATCAAGGGCGCGATCAAAAGCCTGACCGGGGTGGTCACGGTCGAGGAGTTTTAG
- a CDS encoding ABC transporter ATP-binding protein — protein sequence MTTNLLTISGLTKAYPGVVANDDVSFDIAPGEVHALLGENGAGKSTLVKMIYGLVKPDSGRMTLHGKPFSPPEPRAARAAGVAMVFQHFSLFDALSVAENVALGMENPPRLRDLSGQIRRVSETYGLPLDPHRMVGDLSAGERQRVEIIRCLLQDPRLLIMDEPTSVLTPQEVDILFETLRKLTAEGVAILYISHKLEEIRALCDRATILRQGRNVGTCIPRDTSARDMAQMMVGSSFEAPIREGRTPGAVALDVTGLSLPAPSAFGTPLRNIHLAVREGEILGIGGVAGNGQDELLAALSGEARSPARSITLRDHPIGRLGPTARRRMGLLTAPEERLGHAAAPDMSLTENALLTGADRENLLSRGFIRWPAARAFATRVIDRFDVRTPGPDTAARALSGGNLQKFVIGREVLQRPEVLVVNQPTWGVDAAAAAAIRQALLDLAAHGSAILCISQDLDELMEISDRFAALNEGRLSEARPAQDLSIEEIGLMMGGAHGMEVAHG from the coding sequence GTGACCACGAACTTGCTTACCATCTCGGGACTGACCAAGGCCTATCCCGGGGTCGTGGCAAACGATGACGTATCTTTCGACATTGCACCGGGCGAGGTACACGCGCTTCTGGGTGAAAACGGCGCGGGCAAATCCACGCTGGTCAAGATGATCTATGGCCTCGTGAAACCCGACAGCGGCCGAATGACCCTGCACGGCAAACCCTTCAGCCCGCCTGAGCCGCGCGCAGCCCGCGCCGCTGGCGTCGCCATGGTGTTCCAGCATTTCTCGCTGTTCGATGCGCTCAGCGTGGCCGAGAACGTGGCACTGGGAATGGAAAACCCGCCCCGCCTGCGTGACCTTTCGGGGCAAATCCGCCGCGTGTCGGAAACCTATGGCCTGCCGCTCGATCCGCACCGCATGGTGGGCGACCTGTCCGCCGGCGAACGGCAACGGGTGGAAATCATCCGCTGCCTGTTGCAGGACCCCCGCCTTCTGATCATGGATGAACCCACCTCGGTGCTGACCCCGCAAGAGGTGGACATCCTGTTCGAGACCCTGCGCAAGCTCACTGCCGAAGGGGTGGCGATCCTCTATATCTCGCACAAGCTGGAAGAGATTCGCGCGCTTTGCGACCGCGCCACCATCCTGCGGCAGGGGCGCAACGTGGGCACTTGCATTCCACGCGACACCTCGGCGCGCGACATGGCGCAGATGATGGTCGGCAGCAGCTTCGAGGCTCCCATCCGCGAGGGGCGCACGCCCGGCGCGGTGGCGCTGGATGTCACGGGGCTGTCCCTGCCCGCGCCCTCGGCCTTCGGCACGCCGCTGCGCAACATCCACCTTGCCGTGCGCGAGGGGGAAATCCTCGGCATCGGCGGCGTGGCGGGCAACGGTCAGGACGAATTGCTGGCCGCGCTCTCGGGTGAGGCGCGCAGCCCCGCCCGCTCGATCACCCTGCGCGACCACCCCATTGGCCGGCTCGGCCCCACGGCACGGCGCCGCATGGGGCTTCTGACCGCCCCCGAGGAACGGCTGGGCCACGCCGCCGCCCCGGACATGAGCCTGACGGAAAACGCCCTGCTCACCGGGGCCGACCGTGAAAACCTGCTGAGCCGCGGTTTCATCCGCTGGCCCGCCGCCCGTGCCTTCGCCACCCGCGTGATCGACCGTTTCGACGTGCGCACACCGGGGCCCGACACCGCCGCGCGCGCCCTTTCGGGCGGCAACCTGCAAAAATTCGTCATCGGCCGCGAGGTGCTGCAACGCCCCGAGGTTCTCGTCGTCAACCAGCCTACATGGGGCGTCGATGCCGCCGCCGCCGCCGCGATCCGGCAAGCCCTGCTGGACCTCGCCGCCCACGGCAGCGCCATCCTCTGCATCAGCCAGGACCTCGACGAACTGATGGAAATCTCCGACCGCTTCGCCGCCCTCAACGAAGGCCGCCTCTCCGAGGCCCGCCCCGCGCAAGACCTGAGCATCGAGGAAATCGGCCTGATGATGGGCGGCGCGCATGGCATGGAGGTGGCACATGGCTGA
- a CDS encoding ABC transporter permease yields MLKLEKRPQPSRLWTWAAPLLAVVLTMLLGGAMFAALGKDPIEAIATIFWQPLFGEHAFYYRPQLLVKGAPLVLIATGLALGFRAGIWNIGAEGQYIIGALTGAAVGLAFYPLEAWYVFPLMIIAGALGGWLWAMIPALLRVQFGTNEILVSLMLVYVAEQLLAAMALGPMKNPDGYGFPGSRNFQEYPAAHNAEIFAGTGMHWGVVAAIIAVIFAYILLGRHILGYQIRLTGQAPRAARFAGVSPARLVLVCLGTSGALAGLAGMFEVSGPSGQVSIDFNVGYGFTAIIVAFLGRLHPVGIALAGLLMALTYIGGEIAQSSLGLPAAAIQMFQGMLLFVLLAVDLLTNYRIRFKSAEVA; encoded by the coding sequence ATGCTGAAACTCGAAAAGCGCCCCCAGCCCTCGCGCCTCTGGACATGGGCGGCGCCGCTTCTGGCGGTCGTGCTCACCATGCTTCTGGGCGGGGCGATGTTCGCCGCCCTCGGCAAAGACCCGATTGAGGCGATCGCGACGATCTTCTGGCAGCCGCTTTTCGGGGAACATGCCTTTTATTACCGCCCGCAGCTTCTGGTCAAAGGTGCGCCGCTGGTGCTCATCGCCACCGGCCTCGCGCTGGGCTTCCGGGCGGGCATCTGGAACATCGGCGCCGAGGGGCAATATATCATCGGTGCGCTGACCGGCGCCGCCGTGGGGCTTGCCTTCTACCCGCTGGAGGCGTGGTATGTCTTTCCGCTGATGATCATCGCGGGCGCGCTCGGTGGCTGGCTCTGGGCGATGATCCCGGCGCTGCTCAGGGTGCAGTTCGGCACCAATGAAATTCTCGTTTCGCTGATGCTGGTCTATGTGGCCGAACAACTGCTGGCCGCCATGGCGCTCGGGCCGATGAAAAACCCCGATGGCTACGGCTTTCCCGGCAGCCGCAATTTCCAGGAATACCCGGCGGCCCATAACGCCGAGATTTTCGCCGGCACCGGCATGCATTGGGGGGTCGTCGCGGCCATCATCGCGGTGATCTTCGCCTATATCCTGCTGGGCCGGCACATCCTCGGCTACCAGATTCGCCTGACCGGACAGGCCCCGCGCGCCGCGCGGTTCGCCGGTGTCTCGCCGGCGCGCCTCGTGCTCGTGTGCCTCGGCACCTCCGGCGCGCTGGCCGGTCTGGCGGGCATGTTCGAGGTCTCCGGCCCCTCCGGGCAGGTCAGCATCGATTTCAACGTGGGCTACGGGTTCACCGCCATCATCGTCGCCTTCCTCGGGCGGTTGCACCCGGTGGGCATCGCGCTGGCGGGCCTCTTGATGGCGCTCACCTACATCGGCGGCGAGATCGCGCAATCCAGCCTCGGGTTGCCGGCCGCCGCGATCCAGATGTTCCAGGGCATGTTGCTTTTCGTCCTGCTGGCGGTGGACCTTCTGACCAACTACCGCATCCGGTTCAAATCGGCGGAGGTGGCCTGA
- a CDS encoding ABC transporter permease, whose product MDLGSINPVLLLASLMVAATPILIAALGELVVERAGVLNLGVEGMMITGAICGFAAAVGTGSPVLGFIAAAAGGAGLSLLFAFLTQFALANQVASGLALTLFGLGMSALLGQGYQGIKPPPTDKLDIPLLADIPALGPILFNHDIMVYFGLALCAAVWAMLKYSRAGLILRAVGENHDAAHALGYKVVRVRVLAIMFGGACAGLGGAYISLIRVPQWTEGMTAGAGWIALALVVFASWKAGRVLLGAWLFGGVTVLQLNLQAAGSALPVEYLSMSPYLITILVLVIMSADKSRAPASLGRIFRASQ is encoded by the coding sequence ATGGATCTCGGCTCGATCAACCCTGTCCTGCTGCTGGCCTCGCTCATGGTGGCGGCCACCCCGATCCTGATCGCCGCTCTTGGCGAACTGGTGGTGGAGCGCGCGGGGGTGCTGAACCTCGGGGTCGAGGGGATGATGATCACCGGCGCGATCTGCGGCTTTGCCGCGGCGGTGGGCACCGGCTCGCCCGTACTGGGCTTCATCGCCGCCGCCGCGGGCGGCGCCGGCCTGTCACTGCTCTTTGCCTTCCTCACCCAGTTCGCGCTGGCCAACCAGGTGGCCTCGGGCCTTGCCCTCACCCTTTTCGGCCTCGGCATGAGCGCGCTTTTGGGCCAAGGCTATCAAGGGATCAAACCGCCCCCCACCGACAAGCTGGACATCCCCCTGCTTGCCGACATCCCCGCCCTCGGGCCGATCCTGTTCAACCATGACATCATGGTCTATTTCGGCCTCGCCCTCTGCGCCGCGGTCTGGGCCATGCTGAAGTACAGCCGCGCGGGCCTGATCCTGCGGGCCGTGGGCGAAAACCACGACGCCGCGCATGCGCTTGGTTACAAGGTGGTGCGCGTGCGGGTGCTGGCCATCATGTTCGGCGGCGCCTGCGCGGGCCTTGGCGGGGCCTACATCAGCCTGATCCGCGTGCCGCAATGGACCGAAGGCATGACCGCCGGGGCGGGCTGGATCGCGCTGGCACTGGTGGTCTTCGCAAGCTGGAAAGCGGGCCGCGTCCTTCTGGGGGCATGGCTCTTCGGCGGGGTCACGGTGCTGCAACTCAACCTGCAAGCCGCCGGAAGCGCCCTGCCTGTCGAATACCTGTCGATGTCGCCCTACTTGATCACCATCCTCGTGCTGGTCATCATGTCGGCCGATAAATCCCGCGCGCCCGCCTCGCTGGGCCGCATCTTCCGCGCCTCGCAATGA
- a CDS encoding BMP family ABC transporter substrate-binding protein, translating into MTLLRKLATAAVALGLASSAMAEDTTKVGFIYVGPVGDGGWTYEHEQGRLALEEHFGDKVETVFQESVKEGPEAERAIRNMALEGADLIFTTSFGFMEPTLAVAKQFPDVKFEHATGFKTLPNVSTYSARFYEGRAVQGHIAGKMTESNIIGYIASYPIPEVIRGINSAYIHARKANPDVEFKIIWAYTWFDPAKEADAATALIEQGADVILQHTDSTAPQAAAEKAGNVITFGQASDMAEYKPMPRVSSIIDNWKPYYIARTQAVMDGTWESQQTWDGIGPGMVGIGEITDAVPEDVKTEALALKEAMANGDYHPFTGPLKKQDGSDWLAEGEVADDGTLLGMDFYVEGLTGDIPN; encoded by the coding sequence ATGACCCTTCTGCGCAAACTTGCCACGGCTGCCGTGGCGCTTGGACTGGCCAGCTCGGCCATGGCCGAGGACACGACCAAGGTCGGCTTTATCTACGTCGGCCCCGTGGGCGACGGCGGCTGGACCTATGAACACGAACAAGGCCGCCTCGCCCTCGAAGAGCACTTCGGCGACAAGGTCGAAACCGTATTTCAGGAAAGCGTGAAAGAAGGCCCCGAGGCCGAGCGCGCCATCCGCAACATGGCACTTGAAGGCGCAGACCTGATCTTCACCACCTCGTTTGGCTTCATGGAACCCACGCTGGCCGTGGCCAAGCAGTTCCCCGACGTGAAATTCGAACACGCCACCGGCTTCAAGACCCTGCCGAATGTCTCGACCTACAGCGCCCGCTTCTACGAAGGCCGCGCCGTGCAGGGCCACATCGCGGGCAAGATGACCGAATCGAACATCATCGGCTATATCGCCTCCTATCCCATCCCCGAGGTGATCCGCGGCATCAACTCCGCCTATATCCACGCCCGCAAAGCGAACCCGGACGTCGAGTTCAAGATCATCTGGGCCTACACATGGTTCGACCCCGCGAAAGAGGCCGACGCCGCCACCGCGCTCATCGAGCAGGGCGCCGACGTGATCCTGCAACACACCGACTCCACCGCGCCACAGGCCGCCGCCGAGAAAGCGGGCAACGTCATCACCTTCGGGCAGGCCTCGGATATGGCCGAATACAAGCCCATGCCGCGCGTCAGCTCCATCATCGACAACTGGAAGCCCTACTACATCGCCCGCACGCAGGCGGTGATGGACGGCACCTGGGAAAGCCAGCAGACATGGGACGGCATCGGCCCGGGCATGGTGGGCATCGGTGAAATCACCGACGCCGTGCCCGAGGACGTCAAGACCGAGGCGCTGGCCCTGAAAGAGGCCATGGCCAATGGAGACTACCACCCCTTCACCGGCCCGCTGAAAAAACAGGACGGCTCCGATTGGCTGGCCGAGGGCGAAGTGGCCGACGATGGCACGCTTCTGGGCATGGACTTCTACGTCGAAGGCCTGACCGGCGACATTCCCAACTGA
- a CDS encoding Y-family DNA polymerase, with amino-acid sequence MAKFRTLYIDMDSFYASVEQQLNPELRGRPIGITAVDHDAGAIVAASYDAKALGIGVGTRIYEAKKLCPGIALVGARHRVYVRMNQKIAKAIDQIAEVERIRSVDEFQIRLSAVDHDLERAIAMAKRIKARITAEAGPFIVASVGLGPNHLLAKIAGKLEKPDGLSWLSPDNMPDRLADMPLDKLPGIAKGIHRKLEAAGVRTIPDLYRLDPRHARMIWHSVEGERFVRALQGEDIPLTATRRNSYGNSKVLAPENRNLPNAYYVSRWLVEKAVARLRRDGYLARYFSIQVSCRPNGRWTDGFSTFPSQDTMHFLALHKALWRRFYERTGCRTYLSVGVQLGDIQSLADRVPDLFLPLPQASRTDRETLGKVVDNLNRRFGPDTVSFGHSQPHYGFFEKG; translated from the coding sequence ATGGCAAAGTTCCGGACCCTCTATATCGACATGGACAGTTTCTATGCCTCTGTTGAGCAGCAACTGAACCCAGAGTTGCGGGGCAGGCCAATTGGCATAACGGCGGTTGACCATGACGCCGGGGCCATTGTTGCGGCCTCTTATGACGCGAAGGCCCTTGGGATCGGTGTCGGGACACGGATTTACGAGGCCAAGAAACTTTGCCCCGGAATCGCGCTCGTGGGGGCGCGTCATCGTGTTTATGTTCGCATGAACCAGAAGATCGCCAAGGCCATAGACCAGATCGCAGAAGTTGAGCGCATACGGTCGGTCGATGAATTTCAAATCCGCCTGTCTGCCGTCGATCATGATCTGGAGCGCGCGATTGCGATGGCGAAGCGCATAAAGGCCCGTATTACGGCAGAGGCCGGACCGTTCATTGTCGCCTCTGTCGGGTTAGGCCCCAATCACCTTCTGGCAAAAATTGCCGGGAAACTTGAAAAGCCGGATGGGCTGTCGTGGCTCTCGCCCGATAACATGCCGGATCGGTTGGCCGATATGCCGCTTGATAAGTTGCCGGGGATAGCCAAAGGCATTCACCGGAAGCTGGAGGCCGCAGGGGTACGGACCATACCGGACCTTTATCGGCTCGACCCGCGACATGCGCGCATGATCTGGCATTCCGTCGAAGGGGAGCGGTTCGTGCGGGCCCTGCAAGGCGAGGACATTCCGCTTACGGCCACGCGGCGCAACAGCTATGGGAACTCCAAGGTTCTGGCCCCGGAAAACCGCAACCTGCCGAATGCCTATTACGTCTCACGGTGGTTGGTGGAAAAGGCTGTCGCCCGATTGCGCCGGGATGGGTATCTGGCGCGGTATTTTTCCATCCAGGTGTCCTGTCGCCCGAACGGGCGGTGGACAGACGGCTTCAGCACGTTTCCCAGTCAGGACACGATGCATTTCCTGGCGTTGCACAAAGCCTTGTGGCGGCGGTTCTATGAGCGGACCGGATGCCGGACTTATCTGTCGGTCGGGGTGCAATTGGGAGATATTCAAAGTCTTGCGGATCGTGTGCCCGACCTTTTCCTTCCCTTGCCGCAAGCCTCGCGGACAGACCGTGAGACGCTTGGCAAGGTGGTCGATAATCTGAACCGGCGGTTCGGCCCTGACACCGTGTCCTTCGGGCATTCCCAACCCCATTACGGGTTCTTTGAAAAGGGGTGA
- a CDS encoding aldo/keto reductase: MTQITSPNGTPVSRFAFGTMQFGGRADEGESRAMFEASLKAGITHFDTAYVYNDGASETLLGRFAAPHREDLVIATKAGYTGGAGRDNLLSQFDISRQRLNMDMVDILYLHRFDPDTDLRETLGTLAELRDAGKIRYIGLSNFAAWQVMKAACIGADFDLPVGILQPMYSLVKRQAEVEILPMCASEGINVAPYSPLGGGLLTGKYAQGHSGRLTEDDRYAARYGQDWMHEAAKHLKTIADDLSVAPATLAVAWAARHSANPMPILSARSVEQLAPSLAALDFAMDNVLYDRLTALTPTPAPATDRLEEG, from the coding sequence ATGACACAGATCACCTCCCCCAACGGCACCCCCGTCAGCCGCTTCGCCTTTGGCACCATGCAATTCGGTGGCCGCGCCGACGAAGGCGAAAGCCGCGCCATGTTCGAAGCCTCTCTGAAAGCCGGGATCACCCATTTCGACACCGCCTATGTCTATAACGACGGCGCCTCGGAAACCCTGTTGGGCCGCTTCGCCGCGCCCCACCGCGAGGACCTCGTGATCGCCACCAAGGCCGGGTACACCGGTGGCGCAGGGCGCGATAACCTCTTGTCACAGTTCGATATTTCCCGTCAGCGGCTCAATATGGACATGGTGGACATCCTCTATCTCCACCGCTTCGACCCCGACACCGACCTACGCGAAACGCTGGGCACACTGGCCGAACTGCGCGACGCGGGCAAGATCCGCTATATCGGCCTGTCCAACTTCGCCGCATGGCAGGTCATGAAGGCCGCCTGCATCGGCGCGGATTTCGACCTGCCCGTGGGCATCCTGCAACCGATGTACAGCCTCGTCAAACGTCAGGCCGAGGTCGAGATCCTGCCGATGTGCGCCTCCGAGGGCATCAACGTGGCCCCCTATTCCCCCTTGGGCGGCGGCCTCCTGACCGGTAAGTATGCCCAAGGCCATTCCGGCCGCCTCACCGAGGATGACCGTTACGCCGCCCGCTATGGTCAGGACTGGATGCACGAGGCCGCTAAGCACTTGAAAACTATAGCAGATGATCTTTCCGTGGCCCCGGCCACCCTTGCCGTGGCATGGGCCGCGCGCCATTCCGCCAACCCCATGCCGATCCTTTCGGCCCGGTCTGTTGAGCAACTCGCCCCGTCGCTGGCGGCACTGGATTTCGCGATGGATAACGTGCTCTACGACCGGCTTACCGCGCTTACCCCAACACCGGCCCCCGCCACCGACCGGCTTGAGGAGGGCTAA
- a CDS encoding DUF938 domain-containing protein, with the protein MPRRLNLPDSASTATPGEDGRLYAPSSERNAAPILALLKHHGPTEGRALELAAGTGQHAATFAAALPGLHWHPTEIDPTRRQSIDSWAKTVTAPNLQPAIELDATAPGWGAKHTGQDLILLVNLLHLISTPEARTLITESAQALAPGGRLILYGPFLRDAEATSEGDAQFHASLTAQDPEIGYKDDFDVIDWLHEAWLELVDVVEMPANNLAFVAKRPG; encoded by the coding sequence ATGCCGCGCCGCCTCAACCTGCCCGACAGCGCCTCCACCGCCACCCCCGGAGAGGATGGCCGCCTCTACGCCCCTTCCTCCGAGCGCAACGCCGCGCCGATCCTTGCGCTCCTCAAGCACCATGGCCCCACCGAGGGCCGCGCGCTGGAACTGGCCGCAGGCACCGGGCAACACGCGGCAACCTTCGCTGCCGCCCTGCCCGGCCTGCACTGGCACCCCACGGAAATCGACCCTACCCGACGCCAAAGCATTGATTCCTGGGCCAAAACCGTCACCGCACCCAACCTGCAACCGGCGATCGAGCTTGACGCAACCGCCCCCGGTTGGGGCGCAAAACATACCGGCCAAGACCTGATCCTTCTGGTCAACCTTTTGCACCTCATCTCAACGCCCGAGGCGCGAACCCTCATCACCGAATCCGCGCAGGCCCTCGCCCCCGGTGGGCGCCTGATCCTTTACGGCCCCTTCCTGCGCGATGCCGAAGCCACCTCGGAGGGCGATGCGCAATTTCACGCCTCATTAACCGCCCAAGATCCCGAGATCGGCTACAAGGACGATTTCGACGTCATCGACTGGCTGCACGAGGCATGGCTGGAGCTTGTCGATGTGGTCGAAATGCCAGCAAACAACCTCGCCTTCGTCGCGAAGCGCCCGGGCTGA